One Malus domestica chromosome 11, GDT2T_hap1 genomic region harbors:
- the LOC103448871 gene encoding F-box/FBD/LRR-repeat protein At5g56420-like, whose translation MGTNSKSKLPNACNGDRISSLPNEILCRILSLLPTKEAVKTSVLSPRWRLKVVELELVLHSLSYPFELPDNLFTCKTLVVLKLWLESNVTFTPTSGCFPNLKFFHARIRNPDADSMETLFYSCPALEDLIIDGLVAVRKVLNFNISAPKLKRLKIYLVKDEPWEETGSNISFEVNAPNLETFDLEEDFFANYYLNANQLSKANINLEDVHKSGHDDYELGWDYRLQKLFAGIINVKFLSLSAPIFGDPGCYTEDNFPFPKLNRLNHLELLLDTCCSWKALIDLLNMSPHLEYLDFTTNKRCKADHPLEDSAREWVPPEFVPVCLSSYLKTISIQGIEGRPDEMEVTKYLLKHGEVLDKVTFYTSAVRADHKMKLCQDISMFSKGSMTCQIDFLEK comes from the exons ATGGGTACCAACTCAAAGTCAAAGCTTCCAAATGCATGCAATGGAGATAGGATCAGTAGTTTACCAAATGAAATTCTTTGCCGCATCCTTTCCCTCCTTCCAACAAAAGAAGCTGTAAAGACCAGTGTTTTATCACCGAGATGGAG GCTTAAGGTTGTTGAACTCGAACTTGTTCTTCATTCTTTAAGCTACCCGTTTGAGTTGCCCGATAACCTTTTCACGTGCAAGACATTGGTGGTTTTGAAGCTTTGGCTGGAATCAAATGTTACCTTTACTCCTACTTCAGGTTGTTTCCCAAATCTGAAGTTCTTCCATGCCAGAATCCGCAATCCTGATGCTGACTCAATGGAGACGCTCTTTTATTCTTGCCCTGCACTCGAAGACTTAATCATAGATGGACTTGTTGCAGTTCGTaaagttttgaattttaatatctCTGCACCTAAActgaaaagactcaaaatataTTTGGTCAAAGACGAACCGTGGGAAGAAACTGGGTCCAATATTTCTTTCGAAGTCAATGCTCCAAATCTTGAAACTTTTGATCTGGAGGAAGACTTTTTTGCAAACTATTACCTCAATGCAAATCAACTGAGCAAAGCAAACATTAATCTCGAAGATGTGCACAAGTCTGGGCACGATGACTATGAACTTGGTTGGGATTATCGTCTGCAGAAGCTTTTTGCCGGAATTATCAATGTGAAATTTCTGTCACTTTCAGCTCCAATTTTTGGG GATCCTGGCTGCTACACTGAAGATAATTTCCCTTTCCCTAAACTGAATCGTTTGAACCACTTGGAGTTACTTCTTGACACTTGCTGCAGTTGGAAAGCTCTCATAGATCTGCTCAATATGTCGCCCCATCTGGAATATCTTGATTTCACAACT AACAAGAGATGTAAGGCGGATCATCCCTTGGAGGACTCGGCACGTGAATGGGTTCCACCTGAGTTTGTGCCTGTTTGCTTGTCGTCATACTTGAAGACTATATCCATACAGGGAATCGAGGGGCGGCCTGATGAGATGGAAGTGACAAAGTACTTGTTGAAGCATGGTGAAGTCCTGGATAAGGTGACATTTTATACGAGTGCCGTTCGTGCAGATCACAAGATGAAGCTGTGTCAAGATATTTCAATGTTCTCAAAGGGTTCGATGACTTGTCAAATTGATTTCCTGGAGAAATGA